Proteins from a genomic interval of Streptomyces fodineus:
- a CDS encoding type II secretion system F family protein, giving the protein MELHTLVQLTTGVTLLTCVLAVAGVHAYASGRAQRADLVDRLSHTGPIAATGRRRRFRDLDRRLRRTRFGRWLELRLAATGLDVTPGEFFVYMLATVAALWLIGQATLAPFFGPLAGALGIWAAAQFLNWQRQKRIERFINQLPELARILANATQAGLALRTAIGMAAEELEAPAGEELAKVADQLAVGHSLDEALGELADRLPSRELVVLVTTLVLSNRAGGQVVSALRNLTETLEERKETRREIRTQLSQVTMTSYAVPVLGVGALFLMNGVKDGALARMTGSPVGQACVLIAFAMYAVGFVLIRRLSRIDV; this is encoded by the coding sequence ATGGAACTCCACACCCTCGTCCAGCTCACCACCGGAGTGACGCTGCTGACCTGCGTCCTGGCGGTGGCCGGCGTACACGCCTACGCCTCGGGCCGGGCCCAGCGCGCGGACCTGGTGGACCGTCTCTCGCACACCGGCCCCATAGCGGCGACCGGCCGCAGGCGCCGCTTCCGCGACCTGGACCGGCGGCTGCGCCGCACCCGCTTCGGCCGCTGGCTGGAACTGCGCCTCGCGGCGACCGGTCTCGACGTCACCCCGGGCGAGTTCTTCGTCTACATGCTCGCCACGGTCGCCGCGCTCTGGCTGATCGGCCAGGCCACCCTGGCTCCCTTCTTCGGCCCGCTCGCCGGCGCGCTCGGCATCTGGGCGGCGGCCCAGTTCCTCAACTGGCAGCGCCAGAAACGCATCGAGCGCTTCATCAACCAGCTCCCCGAACTGGCCCGCATCCTGGCCAACGCCACCCAGGCCGGCCTGGCCCTGCGCACCGCGATCGGCATGGCGGCGGAAGAGCTCGAGGCCCCGGCCGGCGAGGAACTGGCCAAGGTGGCCGACCAGTTGGCCGTCGGCCACTCCCTCGACGAGGCGCTCGGCGAGCTGGCCGACCGTCTCCCGTCGCGCGAGTTGGTCGTCCTGGTCACCACCTTGGTGCTGTCGAACAGGGCGGGCGGCCAGGTGGTGAGTGCCCTGCGGAACCTGACCGAGACCCTGGAGGAACGCAAGGAGACCCGGCGCGAGATCCGCACCCAGCTCTCCCAGGTGACCATGACGTCGTACGCCGTCCCCGTCCTCGGTGTCGGCGCGCTGTTCCTGATGAACGGGGTGAAGGACGGCGCGCTGGCCCGCATGACCGGCTCCCCGGTCGGCCAGGCCTGCGTGCTCATCGCGTTCGCGATGTACGCGGTCGGATTCGTCCTCATCCGCCGGCTGAGCCGGATCGACGTCTGA
- a CDS encoding DUF3224 domain-containing protein — MRATGTFKVEEFTPAEVRLPEPVVETAVPVGLATLRKRYEGEVAGVSGTLFTAAYDQSSGTGTYVAMESFEGSLGGLSGTFNFAHSATTDGEGREAEFFVIVPGSGTGALAGIRGAGGLRIDADGTHRIWFEYEVGE; from the coding sequence ATGAGAGCCACGGGAACGTTCAAGGTCGAGGAGTTCACTCCGGCGGAGGTGCGGCTGCCGGAGCCGGTGGTCGAGACGGCGGTGCCGGTCGGGCTGGCCACGCTGCGCAAGCGGTACGAGGGTGAGGTCGCCGGTGTGTCGGGGACGCTGTTCACCGCGGCGTACGACCAGTCGAGTGGGACCGGCACGTATGTCGCCATGGAGTCCTTCGAGGGGAGCCTCGGCGGGCTGAGCGGCACCTTCAACTTCGCCCACTCGGCGACGACCGACGGAGAGGGCAGAGAGGCCGAGTTCTTCGTGATCGTGCCGGGGAGCGGGACGGGGGCGCTGGCCGGGATCCGCGGGGCCGGCGGTCTGCGGATCGACGCGGACGGCACCCATCGGATCTGGTTCGAGTACGAGGTGGGTGAGTAG
- a CDS encoding DinB family protein produces the protein MTTSHMTTYSAGEKQTLHASLNRHRDAVLWKLDGLDDEQVRRPMAPSGTNLLGLVKHLACVEYGWFVETFGGEAEPLWFDPHDDMRVTPEETTERITAFYGRARTAADAVITDLPLDTQGSPAWRDITVSLRWTLVHMVEETARHAGHMDILRELIDGATGDHPPVTGVR, from the coding sequence ATGACGACTTCCCACATGACGACCTACTCCGCCGGAGAGAAGCAGACGCTGCACGCGAGCCTGAACCGGCACCGGGACGCCGTGCTGTGGAAGCTGGACGGCCTCGACGACGAGCAGGTGCGCCGGCCGATGGCCCCGAGCGGCACCAATCTGCTGGGCCTGGTGAAGCATCTGGCCTGCGTGGAGTACGGCTGGTTCGTGGAGACCTTCGGCGGGGAGGCCGAGCCGCTGTGGTTCGACCCGCACGACGACATGCGGGTCACCCCCGAGGAGACCACCGAGCGGATCACCGCCTTCTACGGCCGCGCCCGCACCGCCGCCGACGCGGTGATCACCGACCTGCCCCTGGACACGCAGGGCAGCCCGGCCTGGCGGGACATCACCGTCAGCCTGCGCTGGACCCTGGTCCACATGGTCGAGGAAACCGCGCGGCACGCCGGCCACATGGACATCCTGCGGGAACTGATCGACGGCGCGACCGGCGACCATCCACCGGTGACCGGGGTGAGGTGA
- a CDS encoding Flp family type IVb pilin has product MNSWFNTTVAYLQARVARAARSDRGQTAVEYLGIIAVVVAIVLAITGTSIGQTIFDAITSKIAQVTGG; this is encoded by the coding sequence ATGAACAGTTGGTTCAACACCACCGTCGCGTACCTACAGGCCCGCGTCGCCCGCGCCGCCCGCAGCGACCGGGGGCAGACCGCGGTGGAGTACCTGGGGATCATCGCGGTGGTGGTGGCGATCGTGTTGGCGATCACGGGGACGAGCATCGGGCAGACGATCTTCGATGCGATCACGAGCAAGATCGCCCAAGTCACCGGCGGCTGA
- a CDS encoding LLM class flavin-dependent oxidoreductase, producing MTGLGVVFRPQLPPERLRAVARVADEVGLEELWLWEDCFREGGMSTAAAALAWSERVRVGVGLLPVPLRNVALTAMEAASLHRMFPGRATVVVGHGVQDWMGQVGARPASPLTLLGEHLDALRGLLGGQRLSVRGRYVSLDDVALDWPPERAVPVFAGATGPRTLRLSGAKADGTVLTASTSPDGVRQARQLIEEGQKEAGRGAHHPVVVYLLAATGTDAEARLRAELADEGLESATDVGVAGDAGAVAAAVRRLAEAGADTVVLQPTGDEPDPEGFVRFAAEQVRPLVP from the coding sequence ATGACTGGACTCGGTGTCGTGTTCCGTCCCCAGCTCCCGCCCGAGCGGCTGCGGGCGGTGGCCCGCGTAGCGGATGAGGTGGGGCTCGAGGAACTGTGGTTGTGGGAGGACTGTTTCCGGGAGGGCGGGATGTCGACCGCCGCCGCGGCGCTCGCGTGGAGCGAGCGGGTGCGGGTCGGGGTCGGGCTGCTGCCCGTGCCGCTCAGGAACGTGGCCCTGACCGCGATGGAGGCCGCCTCCCTGCACCGGATGTTCCCCGGCCGGGCGACCGTCGTCGTCGGGCATGGGGTGCAGGACTGGATGGGGCAGGTGGGCGCCCGGCCCGCCTCCCCGCTCACCCTGCTCGGCGAGCATCTCGACGCCCTGCGTGGCCTGTTGGGCGGGCAGCGGCTCAGCGTGCGGGGGCGGTACGTCTCCTTGGACGACGTCGCTCTCGACTGGCCGCCGGAGCGGGCGGTGCCCGTGTTCGCCGGTGCCACCGGGCCGCGCACGCTCCGTCTCTCCGGCGCCAAGGCCGACGGTACGGTCCTCACCGCCTCCACCTCCCCGGACGGCGTACGGCAGGCCCGGCAGCTCATCGAGGAGGGGCAGAAGGAGGCGGGGCGCGGTGCACATCACCCGGTCGTCGTCTATCTGCTCGCCGCCACGGGGACCGACGCCGAGGCCCGGCTGCGGGCCGAACTCGCCGACGAGGGGCTGGAGTCGGCCACGGACGTGGGAGTGGCCGGTGACGCCGGTGCCGTGGCCGCGGCCGTACGGCGGCTTGCCGAGGCCGGGGCCGACACCGTCGTGCTGCAGCCGACCGGGGACGAGCCCGACCCGGAGGGGTTCGTGCGGTTCGCCGCCGAGCAAGTCCGCCCGCTGGTGCCGTAA
- a CDS encoding OmpA family protein — protein sequence MTTTRLALTLAAATLLLATTPARADGTDPSQPPVTEPSAAAPVKIDPTDPDLKLPEGATLAAPKVLDIKSVVEDQSGDERREDTNADVTFALQAEVLFSKDSAKLGDDAKARIATIAEEIKKQNATQIRVFGFTDNLGSAAHGDILSRQRANAVQAVLDQDLNDPNITFEVRGYGEQFPIADNSTEEGRRKNRRVEVSFPRTKD from the coding sequence GTGACCACCACCCGTCTCGCCCTCACCCTCGCCGCCGCCACCCTCCTCCTCGCCACCACCCCGGCCCGGGCGGACGGCACGGACCCCAGCCAGCCCCCCGTCACCGAGCCCTCCGCCGCGGCCCCCGTCAAGATCGACCCCACCGATCCCGACCTCAAGCTCCCCGAGGGTGCCACGCTCGCCGCGCCGAAGGTGCTGGACATCAAGTCGGTCGTGGAGGATCAGAGCGGGGACGAGCGCCGGGAGGACACCAACGCGGACGTCACCTTCGCGCTCCAGGCGGAAGTCCTCTTCAGCAAGGACAGTGCCAAGCTGGGCGACGACGCGAAGGCCCGTATCGCCACGATCGCCGAGGAGATCAAGAAGCAGAACGCCACCCAGATCCGTGTCTTCGGCTTCACCGACAACCTCGGCTCCGCCGCTCACGGCGACATCCTGTCCAGGCAACGCGCCAACGCGGTACAGGCCGTCCTGGACCAGGATCTGAACGATCCGAACATCACCTTCGAGGTCCGCGGCTACGGCGAGCAGTTCCCGATCGCCGACAACTCCACCGAGGAGGGCCGCAGGAAGAACCGCCGGGTCGAGGTGTCCTTCCCCCGCACCAAGGACTGA
- a CDS encoding response regulator has translation MQHMHPWPEIPSPFPPPLRLLVADDNPVVRAGLTALLSGREDTTVVAEAADGREAYEAALRHRPDVILLDVRMPGVDGISALPHLVRLAPVMMLTYSHETETVREALRLGAGGYLVHGEFTTEQLVRAVRDVREGRPHVTPGAAKALLTELRASASAHVEPQLPQFLGKNSPETLSQLQSPMGQSFRSRFRLSTREAEIMDLIASGMTNQQIAAACFISEKTVKNHINRIFAKLQTTTRSQAAAKWLGVA, from the coding sequence ATGCAGCACATGCACCCCTGGCCGGAGATCCCTTCACCCTTTCCGCCCCCCTTGCGTCTGCTGGTGGCCGACGACAATCCCGTGGTCAGAGCGGGCCTGACGGCCCTGCTCTCGGGCCGGGAGGACACCACGGTGGTGGCGGAGGCGGCGGACGGCCGCGAGGCGTACGAGGCGGCGCTGCGGCACCGGCCGGACGTCATCCTCCTCGACGTCCGCATGCCCGGGGTCGATGGAATCTCGGCATTGCCCCACCTGGTGCGGCTGGCGCCGGTCATGATGCTCACCTACAGCCATGAGACGGAGACCGTACGGGAGGCGCTGCGGCTGGGGGCGGGGGGATATCTGGTGCACGGCGAGTTCACGACCGAGCAGTTGGTGAGGGCGGTGCGGGATGTCCGGGAGGGGCGGCCGCATGTGACACCGGGGGCGGCGAAGGCGTTGCTGACAGAGTTGCGGGCAAGTGCATCTGCACACGTGGAACCTCAACTCCCGCAATTTTTAGGGAAAAACTCGCCCGAAACCCTTTCGCAACTGCAATCCCCTATGGGACAGTCGTTCCGTTCACGTTTCCGGCTGAGTACGAGGGAGGCGGAGATCATGGACCTCATCGCGTCCGGCATGACCAACCAGCAGATCGCCGCCGCCTGCTTCATCTCCGAGAAGACGGTCAAGAACCACATCAACCGCATCTTCGCCAAACTCCAGACCACCACCAGGTCCCAGGCGGCCGCGAAGTGGCTGGGGGTGGCCTGA
- a CDS encoding class I SAM-dependent methyltransferase, with protein sequence MSVNHSFEDLVAEGAAVPTEGWDFSWFEGRASEQRPSWGYAAQAAERLAGAGAVLDIQTGGGEVLDFALGRAEPARPVLAAATEGWPANVAKATALLRPRGVVVVAAPDDAPLPFADETFDLVLSRHPVRPYWKEIARVLRPGGTYFAQHVGPASVFELVEHFLGPLPEEVRRGRDPERERADAEAAGLEVAGLRAERLRMEFRDIAAVVHFLRKVVWMVPGFTVAAYEPQLRALHDRIEREGPFVAHSTRHLFDVRKPGR encoded by the coding sequence ATGTCCGTGAACCACTCCTTCGAAGACCTCGTGGCCGAGGGTGCCGCCGTACCGACCGAGGGGTGGGACTTCTCCTGGTTCGAGGGCCGGGCCAGTGAGCAGCGGCCCTCGTGGGGGTACGCCGCGCAGGCGGCGGAGCGGCTGGCCGGGGCCGGGGCCGTGCTCGACATCCAGACCGGCGGCGGCGAGGTGCTGGACTTCGCGCTGGGCAGGGCCGAGCCCGCCCGGCCGGTGCTGGCCGCCGCGACCGAGGGCTGGCCCGCGAATGTGGCCAAGGCGACCGCCCTGCTGCGGCCGCGCGGTGTGGTGGTCGTCGCCGCCCCGGACGACGCGCCGCTGCCGTTCGCCGACGAGACGTTCGACCTGGTGCTCAGCCGGCATCCGGTGCGGCCGTACTGGAAGGAGATCGCCCGGGTGCTGCGGCCGGGTGGCACGTACTTCGCCCAGCATGTCGGGCCGGCCAGTGTCTTCGAGCTGGTGGAGCACTTCCTCGGGCCGCTGCCGGAGGAGGTGCGTCGCGGCCGGGACCCCGAGCGCGAGCGGGCCGACGCCGAGGCGGCGGGGCTGGAGGTGGCCGGGCTGCGGGCGGAGCGGCTGCGGATGGAGTTCCGCGACATCGCCGCGGTCGTCCATTTCCTGCGCAAGGTGGTGTGGATGGTCCCGGGTTTCACGGTGGCGGCGTACGAGCCCCAACTCCGCGCGCTGCACGACCGGATCGAGCGGGAGGGGCCGTTCGTGGCGCACAGCACCCGGCACCTCTTCGACGTGCGCAAGCCGGGTCGATGA
- a CDS encoding DUF5936 domain-containing protein translates to MGFLLAMLMGLGVWGAFTGIRMYRADARLPGDLAVALEVGATRTGAVGSVIDRMGMRYAPAVLRLMGPRLVAKYRRKIDLAGNPGGLTIDRYAARRAVYGALGAVGCVVFLLRGQWFVAVLLLFFGAFWTEVGIWSAIRVRKDVIERTLPDFLDVLAVVVSAGLGFRQALDRVASRYEGPWADELRITLRQMDLGMSRRQAFAELRRRNDSEQVAMFVTALQQGEELGAPIVDTLVSLAKDMRRTDAQNARRKAARAVPKATLLITTFMVPATMLLLGAGLLLGSGVDFGSLTGK, encoded by the coding sequence GTGGGATTCCTGCTCGCGATGCTGATGGGCCTCGGCGTCTGGGGCGCCTTCACCGGCATCCGCATGTACCGCGCGGACGCCAGACTCCCCGGTGACCTGGCGGTGGCCCTGGAGGTGGGCGCCACCCGCACCGGCGCGGTGGGCTCGGTCATCGACCGGATGGGCATGCGCTACGCCCCCGCCGTGCTGCGCCTGATGGGCCCGCGCCTGGTGGCCAAGTACCGCCGCAAGATCGACCTGGCGGGCAACCCCGGCGGCCTGACCATCGACCGGTATGCGGCGCGGCGAGCGGTGTACGGCGCGCTGGGGGCGGTGGGCTGTGTGGTGTTCCTGCTGCGAGGCCAGTGGTTCGTGGCGGTGCTCCTGCTGTTCTTCGGCGCGTTCTGGACGGAGGTCGGCATCTGGTCGGCGATCCGGGTGCGCAAGGACGTCATCGAGCGCACGCTCCCGGACTTCCTGGACGTGCTGGCGGTGGTGGTCAGCGCGGGGCTCGGCTTCCGCCAGGCCCTGGACCGCGTGGCCTCGCGCTACGAGGGCCCCTGGGCCGACGAACTGCGCATCACCCTGCGCCAGATGGACCTCGGCATGAGCCGCCGCCAGGCCTTCGCGGAGCTGAGGAGGAGGAACGACTCGGAACAGGTGGCGATGTTCGTGACGGCGTTGCAGCAGGGGGAGGAACTGGGCGCGCCGATCGTCGACACCCTCGTCTCCCTGGCCAAGGACATGCGCCGCACCGACGCCCAGAACGCCCGCCGCAAGGCCGCCCGCGCGGTACCCAAGGCCACGCTGCTGATCACCACGTTCATGGTCCCGGCCACGATGCTGCTGCTCGGCGCCGGCCTGCTGCTCGGCTCCGGCGTGGACTTCGGCTCACTCACCGGGAAGTGA
- a CDS encoding CpaF family protein, translated as MSLRARISTPEEHGSRGEDGHLVASYRAKLLEEIDLAEMSSLAAAERRARLERVLGHIISREGPVLSTVERSQLIRRVVDEALGLGILEPLLEDASITEIMVNGPDAIFVERGGRVEQLPLRFVSSDQLMQTIERIVSTVNRRVDESNPMVDARLPSGERVNVIIPPLSLTGPILTIRRFPRSFTLQELISFGSLDEHMVYLLAGLVQAKFNIIVSGATGTGKTTLLNALSGLIPSHERIITIEDSAELQLQQTHVVRLESRPPNVEGKGQVTIRDLVRNSLRMRPDRIVVGEVRGGESLDMLQAMSTGHDGSLATVHANSAEDALTRLQTLASMSDVEVPFVALHDQINSAVDVIVQLTRFADGARRITEIALLDSHGGEPYRIATVARFDAQPMTPDGRVYGSFQYFPLPRRTADRLYMASQPIPQAFGVARSVDQLATREAR; from the coding sequence ATGAGCCTGCGGGCACGCATCAGCACTCCGGAGGAGCACGGCAGCCGGGGCGAGGACGGGCATCTGGTCGCCTCCTACCGGGCCAAGCTGCTGGAGGAGATCGACCTCGCGGAGATGAGTTCGCTGGCCGCCGCCGAGCGCCGGGCGCGGCTCGAGCGGGTGCTGGGGCACATCATCAGCCGCGAGGGCCCGGTGCTGTCGACGGTGGAGCGCTCGCAGCTGATCCGGCGCGTCGTGGACGAGGCCCTGGGTCTCGGCATCCTCGAACCGCTCCTGGAAGACGCGTCGATCACCGAGATCATGGTGAACGGCCCCGACGCGATCTTCGTCGAACGCGGCGGCCGCGTCGAGCAGTTGCCCCTGCGATTCGTCTCCTCGGACCAGCTGATGCAGACCATCGAGCGGATCGTCTCCACGGTGAACCGCAGGGTCGACGAGTCGAACCCGATGGTGGACGCGCGACTGCCCTCCGGTGAGCGCGTCAACGTCATCATCCCGCCGCTGTCGCTGACCGGCCCCATCCTCACCATCCGCCGCTTCCCGCGCTCCTTCACCCTCCAGGAGCTGATCTCCTTCGGCTCGCTGGACGAGCACATGGTGTACCTGCTGGCGGGGCTGGTGCAGGCGAAGTTCAACATCATCGTCTCGGGCGCGACCGGCACCGGGAAGACGACCCTGCTGAACGCCCTCTCCGGGCTGATCCCCTCCCACGAGCGCATCATCACCATCGAGGACTCCGCGGAACTCCAGCTCCAGCAGACCCATGTGGTCCGCCTGGAATCACGGCCGCCGAACGTCGAGGGCAAGGGCCAGGTCACCATCCGCGACCTCGTCCGCAACTCCCTGCGCATGCGCCCGGACCGGATCGTGGTCGGTGAGGTCCGTGGCGGCGAGTCCCTGGACATGCTCCAGGCGATGTCCACGGGCCACGACGGATCGCTGGCCACGGTGCACGCCAACAGTGCCGAGGACGCGCTCACCCGGCTCCAGACCCTCGCCTCCATGTCCGACGTGGAGGTGCCCTTCGTGGCCCTGCACGACCAGATCAACAGCGCGGTCGACGTCATCGTCCAGCTCACCCGGTTCGCCGACGGCGCCCGCCGGATCACCGAGATCGCGCTGCTCGACAGCCATGGCGGGGAGCCGTACCGGATCGCGACCGTGGCCCGGTTCGACGCCCAGCCCATGACCCCCGACGGCCGCGTGTACGGCAGCTTCCAGTACTTCCCGCTGCCCCGCCGTACCGCCGACCGCCTCTACATGGCGAGCCAGCCCATCCCTCAGGCCTTCGGAGTCGCCCGCTCCGTGGACCAGCTCGCCACCCGAGAAGCCAGGTAG
- a CDS encoding GNAT family N-acetyltransferase, whose amino-acid sequence MTDERGEHSEVGLRGVTDDDLFVFLAHEHDPEAVRRSRFTPRPRDAFLRHWRERVLGDPDCLVRTVTVGGEVAGNVVSWTEGERRFVGYWLGRPHWGRGVGTRALGLFLELDRVRPLYADPFHANTASVRLLERHGFERTGTVRHGDDEHVLLVLDGPPSEHP is encoded by the coding sequence ATGACCGATGAGCGGGGCGAGCACAGTGAAGTGGGCCTGCGGGGTGTCACGGACGACGATCTGTTCGTCTTCCTCGCCCATGAGCACGACCCGGAGGCCGTCCGGCGGTCGAGGTTCACGCCCCGGCCGCGGGACGCCTTCCTGCGGCATTGGCGGGAGCGCGTGCTGGGCGATCCCGACTGCCTCGTGCGGACGGTCACCGTGGGCGGTGAGGTCGCGGGGAACGTCGTGTCGTGGACGGAGGGCGAGCGGCGGTTCGTGGGGTACTGGCTGGGGCGGCCGCACTGGGGGCGCGGCGTCGGCACTCGCGCGCTCGGTCTCTTCCTGGAGCTGGATCGCGTACGGCCCTTGTACGCCGACCCCTTCCACGCCAACACCGCCTCCGTCCGCCTGCTGGAGAGACACGGCTTCGAGCGGACCGGCACCGTCCGGCACGGGGACGACGAGCACGTCCTCCTCGTCCTCGACGGCCCCCCGAGCGAACACCCCTGA
- a CDS encoding DUF192 domain-containing protein, with the protein MGRRWRDGAGSLIVPGDADGEDPVILPLELAASYRARTKGLLGRDALDGAMLLSPASGVHTFGMRIPIDVAYLDRRLTVLAVRTMRPGRLGLPRLRARHVLEAEAGAMAGWGVKAGVRVSVETA; encoded by the coding sequence ATGGGAAGACGCTGGCGAGACGGGGCGGGAAGCCTGATCGTGCCGGGTGACGCGGACGGCGAGGACCCGGTGATCCTCCCCCTGGAACTCGCGGCCTCCTACCGGGCCCGCACGAAGGGGCTGCTGGGCCGGGACGCGCTCGACGGCGCCATGCTCCTCTCCCCGGCCAGCGGGGTGCACACCTTCGGCATGCGCATCCCGATCGACGTCGCCTACCTGGACCGCCGGCTGACCGTCCTCGCGGTCCGCACGATGCGGCCGGGCCGCCTGGGCCTCCCCCGGCTCCGGGCGCGGCACGTACTGGAGGCGGAGGCGGGGGCGATGGCCGGGTGGGGTGTCAAGGCCGGAGTGCGCGTGTCCGTCGAGACGGCGTAG
- a CDS encoding sensor histidine kinase: MTVAGLTGRGRGAGAFSGAGVRGAVGRLGGWLAEVTGWFVRRVGRLRRSKATAAAGSAAEPSEKIQISALQAMCRQVFGFRLAMIALAAPAALLNAAPGLGVRLVGAAVVVTFMVSYVLFRDWERFGPLLLRHPSLLAADTLFGSFLLISAGPDTTLAYVSVCTPLLAGLVYSWRGAACFASLQSLILLLVHATLKADRHAPVAEALLLPGLCVVAGAMGSTLRNLMLRFGAATQALTTVQARLAAAEAVSAERARLAREMHDSVAKTLYGVALAADGLAATASTDAPDPDRIRQQAELVSRSARRAAAESRELLTDLRREPSALPVEQPLWHELAYEVGQFTARTGLRATCDWPTGADSALPPVPSALARHLLSIATEALENAHRHASATHVDVRASVHGDLLRLTVHDDGRGLPPGTTLERLRSSGHFGLLGMVERAAQAGARIRIGRGGHERGTEVRVEIPLSALDSAGSSPGEA, encoded by the coding sequence ATGACGGTGGCGGGTCTGACGGGGCGCGGTCGCGGGGCAGGCGCGTTCTCCGGGGCCGGGGTGAGAGGGGCTGTCGGCCGGCTCGGGGGGTGGCTCGCGGAGGTCACCGGCTGGTTCGTACGCCGGGTGGGCCGGCTCCGCCGGTCGAAGGCGACGGCCGCTGCGGGGTCGGCCGCCGAGCCGTCGGAGAAGATCCAGATCAGCGCGCTGCAAGCCATGTGCCGTCAGGTCTTCGGCTTCCGCCTGGCCATGATCGCCCTGGCCGCCCCCGCCGCCCTGCTCAACGCGGCCCCGGGCCTGGGCGTCCGCCTGGTCGGCGCGGCCGTGGTGGTCACCTTCATGGTGTCGTACGTCCTCTTCCGCGACTGGGAACGCTTCGGCCCGCTCCTCCTGCGCCACCCCAGCCTGCTCGCCGCCGACACCCTGTTCGGCTCCTTCCTCCTCATCTCGGCCGGCCCGGACACCACCCTCGCCTACGTCAGCGTCTGCACCCCGCTGCTCGCGGGCCTGGTCTACAGCTGGCGCGGCGCGGCCTGTTTCGCCTCCCTCCAGTCGCTGATCCTGCTGCTGGTCCACGCCACCCTGAAGGCCGACCGCCACGCGCCGGTGGCCGAGGCCCTCCTCCTTCCCGGCCTGTGCGTCGTCGCCGGTGCCATGGGTTCGACCCTGCGCAACCTGATGCTCCGTTTCGGCGCCGCGACCCAGGCCCTGACGACGGTCCAGGCGCGCCTCGCGGCGGCGGAGGCGGTGAGCGCGGAACGCGCCCGGCTGGCCCGCGAGATGCACGACTCCGTGGCCAAGACGCTCTACGGCGTGGCCCTGGCGGCGGACGGCCTGGCGGCAACGGCCTCGACCGACGCACCCGACCCCGACCGCATACGTCAGCAGGCGGAACTGGTGTCGCGCTCGGCGCGCAGGGCGGCGGCGGAGTCACGGGAACTGCTGACGGACCTGCGGCGCGAACCGAGTGCCCTGCCCGTGGAGCAGCCCCTGTGGCACGAACTCGCCTACGAGGTGGGCCAGTTCACGGCGCGCACAGGCCTTCGGGCTACCTGCGACTGGCCCACCGGAGCCGACTCCGCCCTCCCCCCGGTGCCGTCCGCCCTGGCCCGTCACCTGCTCTCCATCGCCACGGAGGCGCTGGAGAACGCCCACCGGCACGCGTCGGCGACCCACGTGGACGTACGCGCGAGCGTCCACGGCGATCTGCTCCGCCTCACCGTCCACGACGACGGCCGCGGCCTTCCACCCGGCACCACCCTCGAACGGCTCCGCAGCTCGGGCCACTTCGGCCTGCTCGGGATGGTGGAGCGGGCCGCGCAGGCGGGCGCCCGCATCCGTATCGGCCGGGGCGGCCACGAGCGGGGCACGGAGGTCCGCGTGGAAATTCCCCTGTCGGCCCTCGACAGCGCTGGTTCATCCCCCGGGGAAGCCTGA
- a CDS encoding pilus assembly protein TadG-related protein has product MIPPRSDAGQAFPIYITVVAGLLFLALAYLAVGQAAVNRSGAQTAADSAALAGAQNERDQLTAQWVKVLVDPTKWEDIFEGKVTFADPCLRARQLATQNDAALNYCPVPGMKYHVDVQTNASVGRSVVPGSEHFQSKASATAVIERLCTFNPSDGKAAGKKALPQLTCKDHRTWDLNPDDLTDLPKPQDLFDVHLANDQ; this is encoded by the coding sequence CTGATTCCTCCGCGCAGCGACGCAGGGCAGGCCTTCCCCATCTACATCACGGTGGTGGCAGGCCTGCTTTTTCTTGCGTTGGCGTACCTTGCGGTCGGCCAGGCCGCAGTGAATCGGAGCGGGGCCCAGACGGCTGCCGACTCGGCAGCGCTCGCGGGGGCCCAGAACGAGCGTGACCAGCTCACGGCCCAGTGGGTCAAAGTTCTGGTCGACCCTACGAAGTGGGAGGACATCTTCGAGGGCAAGGTGACGTTCGCCGACCCGTGCTTGCGCGCCCGCCAACTCGCCACGCAGAACGATGCCGCATTGAATTACTGCCCTGTACCAGGGATGAAGTACCACGTTGACGTGCAGACCAACGCGTCCGTAGGCCGGTCTGTCGTGCCGGGGTCGGAGCACTTCCAGTCAAAGGCGTCCGCCACCGCCGTGATCGAGCGGCTCTGCACGTTCAATCCCTCTGATGGCAAAGCAGCAGGCAAGAAGGCCCTGCCTCAACTCACCTGCAAGGACCACAGGACCTGGGACCTGAATCCGGATGACCTCACCGACCTCCCGAAACCACAGGACCTCTTCGACGTCCATCTGGCGAACGATCAATGA